One window of Catonella massiliensis genomic DNA carries:
- a CDS encoding ABC transporter ATP-binding protein codes for MKDRKFKTNRELVWHFLRGSKAYFIIAIVCISLMNLLALIVPRVISYTVDTLITGKESDLPAFIVDAIESIGGSAYIREHLYLIAVFLMVIGALSALCNYLYRYYNNKGAETLVETMRNEIFAHIARLPFSWHTKNQTGDIIQRCTSDVDAVKNFVSGQLTEVFRVVLMVAFSLYFMFTINVKLALIAVILIPINIAYSAYGHKRMGKIFEEADVEEGKLSAVVQENLTGVRVVRAFGRELFEKERFEKQNHDYWKMWIRLDWVLAWFWSIGTLLLNLQTMIVVVLGAVYAVRGEMLAGEYIAFFSYNIMLAWPIRLLGRLISGLSRSEIATDRIRYIMDSEPEKDEGKKLKPDMTGDIVFNNVSFAYDESKEIVKDVSFRIKGGTTVGILGGTGSGKSTLMHLLNRLYELPKENGSITISGVDIKDIEVGYLRENVGMVLQEPYLFSRTLAENIALGGGNAEIEDIKEAAGTASLLETIESFKEGFETTVGERGVTLSGGQKQRTAIARMLIGKSPIMVFDDSLSAVDAETDAKIRKGLMEKGKNSTVIIISHRITTLMAADNILVLDKGRLVESGTHDELIKNTGIYRKIYDIQSVALNYEE; via the coding sequence ATGAAAGATAGAAAATTTAAGACTAATAGGGAGTTAGTTTGGCATTTTCTAAGGGGGAGTAAGGCATATTTTATAATTGCCATAGTCTGTATTTCCCTTATGAATCTGCTGGCGCTAATAGTACCAAGAGTAATCAGCTATACTGTTGATACCTTGATTACAGGTAAGGAGAGTGACCTGCCTGCATTTATTGTGGATGCTATAGAGAGCATAGGCGGATCTGCTTATATTAGGGAGCATCTCTATCTGATAGCAGTATTTCTGATGGTAATAGGGGCTTTATCTGCCCTGTGTAACTATCTATACAGATATTACAATAACAAGGGTGCGGAAACTTTGGTGGAAACGATGAGAAATGAGATATTTGCACATATTGCAAGGCTTCCATTCTCATGGCACACAAAGAACCAGACAGGAGATATAATCCAGCGCTGTACCTCTGATGTAGATGCAGTTAAAAACTTTGTTTCAGGACAGCTTACGGAAGTTTTTAGAGTAGTTTTGATGGTTGCATTTTCGCTTTATTTTATGTTTACCATCAATGTAAAGCTGGCTCTGATTGCAGTTATTCTTATACCAATAAACATAGCTTATTCTGCATACGGTCATAAAAGAATGGGCAAAATCTTTGAAGAGGCAGATGTGGAAGAGGGTAAGCTGTCTGCCGTAGTACAGGAAAATCTGACAGGAGTCAGAGTTGTGAGGGCTTTTGGAAGGGAGCTTTTTGAAAAGGAAAGATTTGAAAAGCAGAACCATGATTACTGGAAGATGTGGATAAGATTGGACTGGGTACTGGCATGGTTCTGGTCTATAGGTACACTTTTACTAAACCTTCAGACTATGATAGTGGTTGTGCTAGGTGCAGTATACGCAGTTAGGGGGGAAATGCTTGCAGGTGAATATATTGCATTTTTCTCGTATAATATCATGCTTGCTTGGCCTATAAGGCTTCTTGGAAGACTGATATCAGGCCTTAGCCGCAGTGAAATAGCAACAGATAGAATAAGGTACATTATGGATTCTGAGCCTGAGAAGGACGAGGGCAAGAAGCTTAAGCCCGATATGACGGGAGACATAGTATTTAACAATGTGAGCTTTGCTTACGATGAAAGTAAGGAGATTGTTAAGGATGTGTCATTTAGGATAAAGGGAGGTACCACAGTAGGCATACTTGGAGGTACAGGCTCAGGCAAGTCTACCCTTATGCACCTTCTAAACAGGCTTTATGAGCTTCCTAAGGAGAATGGAAGCATTACTATCTCAGGAGTTGATATAAAGGATATTGAAGTAGGTTATCTTCGTGAAAATGTAGGAATGGTGCTTCAAGAGCCTTATCTTTTCTCGAGGACCTTGGCTGAGAATATAGCTCTTGGCGGGGGAAATGCAGAGATAGAAGATATAAAGGAGGCGGCAGGTACAGCAAGCCTCTTAGAGACGATAGAGAGCTTCAAGGAAGGCTTTGAGACTACAGTAGGAGAAAGAGGAGTTACCCTTTCAGGGGGACAGAAGCAAAGAACAGCCATAGCTCGTATGCTTATAGGGAAATCTCCTATCATGGTATTTGATGATTCTCTTTCTGCTGTGGATGCGGAAACTGATGCCAAGATAAGAAAGGGGCTTATGGAAAAGGGAAAGAATAGTACGGTAATCATTATTTCCCATAGAATCACTACCCTGATGGCAGCTGACAATATTCTTGTTCTTGACAAGGGAAGACTGGTAGAATCAGGTACTCATGACGAACTTATTAAGAATACCGGTATTTACAGAAAAATCTATGATATACAGTCTGTAGCCCTTAACTATGAAGAGTAG
- a CDS encoding phosphatase → MIKIKTDTHTHTLASGHAYSTIEENLKAAKEQGLELVGITDHFSSFFVPSTDFACFGFFINKKALPEVWHGVRLLFGAEVDIVDLKGNLFGHDLYIPYPNKNGVKLTYEEGILNRLDYLIASVHFKDFAVGSTVVENTELYIKALEHENVKILGHIGRSGLEFDIDEVVKAAKSLNKMIEINEASFGHGEAVQERCLKIALACAKYGTKIAVNSDAHSSFEIGKFPNTENFLDEIDFPVELIGNRDAETFLSMIGI, encoded by the coding sequence ATGATTAAAATAAAAACAGATACCCACACTCATACCCTGGCATCCGGTCACGCCTACTCCACCATAGAGGAGAATCTTAAGGCGGCAAAAGAACAAGGGCTTGAGTTAGTTGGAATTACCGACCACTTCAGCTCTTTTTTTGTGCCTTCAACAGACTTTGCCTGCTTTGGATTTTTTATAAATAAAAAGGCTCTGCCTGAGGTATGGCATGGGGTTAGGCTCCTCTTTGGTGCAGAGGTGGATATAGTAGACCTTAAGGGGAATTTATTTGGACACGACCTTTACATCCCATATCCAAATAAAAACGGAGTTAAGCTAACCTATGAAGAGGGGATATTAAACCGCCTTGACTACCTCATTGCAAGTGTTCACTTTAAGGATTTTGCAGTAGGCTCTACCGTGGTAGAAAATACAGAGCTCTACATCAAAGCACTTGAGCATGAAAATGTGAAAATACTTGGACATATTGGGCGTTCAGGTCTTGAATTTGACATTGACGAGGTTGTAAAAGCCGCTAAGTCCTTGAATAAGATGATAGAGATAAATGAGGCTTCTTTTGGACATGGTGAAGCCGTACAGGAGAGATGTCTTAAGATTGCCCTTGCCTGTGCTAAGTATGGCACTAAAATTGCAGTAAACAGTGATGCTCACAGTTCTTTCGAGATAGGAAAGTTTCCGAACACCGAGAACTTTCTTGATGAAATAGACTTCCCTGTTGAACTGATTGGAAATAGGGATGCAGAGACGTTTTTGAGCATGATAGGAATTTAG
- a CDS encoding helix-turn-helix domain-containing protein, producing the protein MKRNKECLDAIEKAKKNIDDIKARKTDAIGCDSLEFIDTFLTPDEIAESDLRVALIGELIKARTEQGISQKKLEELSGVKQPIIARMEKGTTNPQINTLLKVLAPLGKTLAIVPLKQV; encoded by the coding sequence ATGAAAAGAAATAAAGAGTGTCTTGATGCCATAGAAAAGGCAAAAAAAAATATTGACGATATTAAAGCTCGTAAAACAGATGCCATTGGATGTGATTCATTGGAATTTATAGATACTTTTTTGACTCCCGATGAAATAGCTGAAAGCGATTTAAGAGTGGCGCTTATCGGAGAGTTGATAAAGGCTAGGACTGAACAAGGGATAAGTCAGAAGAAGCTTGAGGAGTTAAGCGGAGTTAAGCAGCCTATTATAGCCAGGATGGAAAAGGGTACAACTAATCCGCAGATAAACACTTTATTAAAGGTTCTTGCCCCTTTAGGTAAGACTCTAGCTATTGTTCCACTAAAGCAGGTCTAG
- a CDS encoding acyltransferase family protein — translation MELKKTKQPIMGIAALLIILYHLFPVSRSSDVVSGVIRFIVMTGYIGVDIFFFMTGYMAYYSDTGNYFSYIKRKFLHIYPIFIFCCILYVIMGKLSITKAVLTVFGIEFILNGGGSMIWFIPAIMIFYLAVPFYLKLVRKMNNLKLLIISLAIWSGIMLALENFTDNHSLNIFLCRLPIILLGLFLAGYEGKWRVNIKAGVGVVLLVAGIALNYNFGYMIKLAFPISDIFYVTAIPYVMGIILCADTLFTRMKSYIFSALGKVSLELYCLQMVFGSLIFGRAIRYVNSSLVAFFIVFAIIFILSKLIHTDNKSAFSFTKH, via the coding sequence ATGGAACTAAAGAAAACAAAGCAGCCTATTATGGGGATTGCGGCTCTTCTGATTATTCTCTACCACCTATTTCCGGTTTCAAGAAGCAGTGATGTGGTTAGCGGTGTAATCAGGTTCATAGTGATGACAGGCTATATTGGAGTTGATATTTTCTTTTTTATGACAGGTTATATGGCTTATTATTCTGATACCGGCAACTATTTTAGTTATATAAAAAGGAAGTTCCTGCATATATATCCTATATTTATTTTTTGTTGCATTCTCTATGTAATAATGGGTAAACTTAGTATAACAAAGGCGGTTCTCACAGTTTTTGGAATTGAGTTTATCTTAAATGGCGGTGGCTCGATGATTTGGTTCATTCCTGCCATTATGATATTTTATCTTGCCGTGCCATTTTATCTAAAACTTGTTAGAAAGATGAATAATCTAAAACTGCTTATAATCAGCCTTGCTATCTGGTCAGGAATAATGCTTGCACTTGAAAACTTCACTGATAATCACAGCTTAAACATTTTTTTATGCAGGCTTCCTATTATTTTACTTGGCCTTTTTTTAGCAGGATACGAGGGAAAATGGAGGGTAAATATAAAAGCTGGTGTTGGAGTTGTGCTGCTTGTTGCGGGTATTGCATTGAATTATAACTTTGGATATATGATAAAGCTGGCCTTTCCTATAAGCGATATATTCTATGTGACAGCAATCCCTTATGTGATGGGGATTATCCTTTGTGCAGATACCTTATTTACCAGGATGAAATCCTATATTTTTAGTGCTCTGGGTAAGGTGTCTCTGGAGCTATACTGTTTACAAATGGTATTTGGAAGCCTGATATTTGGAAGAGCCATTCGCTATGTAAATAGCAGTCTCGTGGCATTTTTTATAGTATTTGCCATTATTTTCATCTTATCAAAACTAATCCATACTGACAATAAAAGTGCATTTTCATTTACAAAGCACTGA
- a CDS encoding type II toxin-antitoxin system RelE/ParE family toxin: MWELRPIRNRILFFAYDGSQFILLSHYIKKTQKTPIGEIEKAKSLMHDYIERNFKNEKK; this comes from the coding sequence ATATGGGAGTTGCGCCCTATTCGCAATAGAATTCTGTTTTTTGCTTATGATGGCAGTCAATTTATTCTGCTATCTCACTATATTAAGAAGACTCAGAAAACTCCAATAGGTGAAATTGAAAAAGCAAAAAGCCTTATGCATGATTATATTGAAAGGAATTTTAAAAATGAAAAGAAATAA